In Oxobacter pfennigii, the genomic window ACCCTGAACTTTATCTGAAAGAATCCATTCAATAAATTTCTGTGCGCCTTCTGCATTGATATTGGTATTTTTATTTGGATTGACTGCTATAACACCATACTGGTTTTGAAGCTTGCTGTCGCCTTCAACTATAATGCCTAAATCAACATCGTCCCTCATAGCTAAATATGTAGCTCTGTCTGCAATTGTATATGCTTTCTTTTCATCTGCCATCTGGATTACTGCCCCCATTCCTTTTCCGGCAGATACATACCAGTCACCTTCCGGAGTAATGTTTATACCCTTCCAAAGATTCTTTTCCATAGTATGTGTACCGGATTCATCTCCTCTGGATATAAAAGTTATCTTGTTATTATTAATAAATTCCAAAGCCTTTGATATATCGCTTCCGGCATTTGCATTTACCTTTGCCGGATCATCCTTTGGCCCTATCAATATAAAGTCATTATACATAACGTCAAACCTTTCCAATCCATGTCCTGCACTGACAAAGGCTTCTTCCTGAGCTTTTGCGTGAACCAGCAATACATCGGCATCTCCGGCTTCACCTAATTTTATTGCCTGGCCGGTGCCTACAGCAACTACTTTTGGTTCTATTCCTGTATCCTGAGTAAATATTGGCAGCAGATAATCTAAGAGACCGCTGTCCTGGGTACTTGTTGTCGTAGCCATAATTATGCTTTTGCTTCCTGCTGCTTCAGTAACCGGAGGAGTGGTTTCAGGTGTGGGTGTCGGAGTTGGCTGTGTATTTGAGCCGCTGCCGCATCCAACCAACATCAGCAATAACGCAGCAGTTATTGCCAAAACAGATACTATTGATTTTAACTTGCTTTTCATAATTGTTCTCTCCCTCATAAATTGAATAATAAAAAAACACTCCTATGTTTATATGTAAAGGAGTGTTATATAATCATTTCCGAAGTTAAAAAAGACGTTTCAATGGAAACGTCTCAAATACACCGGTAAATAAATACAGGTTATATCATCTTACTCCTTTCCAAAAGGAGGCATTGAAGTTTCCAACAATACCCTGACGGCTCATCAGCCATAGTGACGATAACCTTAGGCAAAATAAGCTCGGAGCTATTGAATTTTATTATAGTTTAGCAAATATATGCCGATTTGTAAATAGAAAACCAGCTTCTTGACACCTAGTTTGCAATCAAAGTACAATTAAATTATGGATAAAATTAATATGGATAATACAATTAATCTTATGAGCAGAATCAACGAGCGGGCTAATAGTTTTATATCCGACGAGCTGAATAGGCATGGAGTTAAAGATGTATCCCCCTCCCATGGCGCCGTGTTGATGTCCTTGTTCAGAAAAGATCAACTGACTATGAGTGAAATTGCGGAACTGGTTAACCGTGACCGTTCCACAGTTACAACTTCAGTCAATAAATTAATGGACTTAGGTTATTTAGACACCATGAAAAATTCACTGGACAGCCGATCAACTATTGTATTTCTTACAAAAAAAGGAAAGGAGTTAGAGCCGGTTTTTTATCAGATATCTCAAAGTCTTATAACTGTGGTATATAAAAATATAGGTGCTGAAGAAAGAAAAATCTTCAGGGATATATTACAGAAAATATTTGCAAATTTTTCTTAAACCATATTACAGCCAGAGATAAAATATCCCTGGCTGCCTTAATTTTAGTCTTCCTTTTTCTTTTCCATATCCATTGCCGCACCGATTAAGGATACCGGGCCGCTTAATCCTAGCATTTCCTTGGCACATGACAGATAATAATGCCGTGCATTGGCGCTGGCGTGCATTCGCCCTAAATGAATCAGCCCTTCAGCCTTAAGCTTTTTAGCTTCATCTGACATTTGACCGGCATCAAGGAGTATATCACAGAGTTCTATACCCCATTGCTCATCCTGATTTTCTATTGCATCCTTTGCTTTTTTGTATACTCTTTCAGGCCCACCCATAAGAGACAGGTTTTTTTCCGCTTTAACCTTCACAGGCTGGCAACCTAATTTAGTAGGATTACCGTCAAACCATCCTAAATATCCGGTATAAATTGACCTGACAGTCCATTCAACAGTGCCGTAATATTCCTGCAAATTGGGCAAAGCAGCCCATATTGAAGGTAGTTTCACACTATCAACAAGCTGATCAATAGTCAATCCTTTATTCATACCATGCAAGGTTTCTTCCAGAACATATTTTATAGCGTCTCTGTAACTTGTGAGCTTTTCCCTGACATTGTCTTTTCCGCTTATTGACTTTGTATGGCCGGGCAAAAGATGCTCTGCTTCATAATTAATCATAGTATCCAGTATATTTATCCACTGGCTTATATCCCTGTATTGACCGCCTCTTATGGCATAAAGATTAGGCCAGGAATTGTAATAATTATCCCCGCAGCACAAAACTTCAAACTGTGGAAGCCATGCAAAGAGCTGATCATCTGTTTCTCCGGGAGCTTCTACCAACAGCACTTCTATGCCATCGATATCAAGCTTCAGCGTTTTTTCGGAAAACATCCGGGTAGGCTTAAGTGCTGCAATTGTGCTATGAAGATTGCT contains:
- a CDS encoding substrate-binding domain-containing protein — its product is MKSKLKSIVSVLAITAALLLMLVGCGSGSNTQPTPTPTPETTPPVTEAAGSKSIIMATTTSTQDSGLLDYLLPIFTQDTGIEPKVVAVGTGQAIKLGEAGDADVLLVHAKAQEEAFVSAGHGLERFDVMYNDFILIGPKDDPAKVNANAGSDISKALEFINNNKITFISRGDESGTHTMEKNLWKGINITPEGDWYVSAGKGMGAVIQMADEKKAYTIADRATYLAMRDDVDLGIIVEGDSKLQNQYGVIAVNPNKNTNINAEGAQKFIEWILSDKVQGLISEFGKDKYGQSLFIPNAK
- a CDS encoding MarR family winged helix-turn-helix transcriptional regulator, which gives rise to MDKINMDNTINLMSRINERANSFISDELNRHGVKDVSPSHGAVLMSLFRKDQLTMSEIAELVNRDRSTVTTSVNKLMDLGYLDTMKNSLDSRSTIVFLTKKGKELEPVFYQISQSLITVVYKNIGAEERKIFRDILQKIFANFS
- a CDS encoding alkyl/aryl-sulfatase; protein product: MNRYIGEQKLIDEAKTGFPKGVKKITDRVYFIQGYGASQAIMVEGRESLLMIDTLYGREFAEEALKDIREITDKPIKNIIFTHYLHYDHISGAAVFANEGCEIIARKPSYPQYTRSELIKDIAAVRGARQFGAGLNPDESISLGIGPVSNLHSTIAALKPTRMFSEKTLKLDIDGIEVLLVEAPGETDDQLFAWLPQFEVLCCGDNYYNSWPNLYAIRGGQYRDISQWINILDTMINYEAEHLLPGHTKSISGKDNVREKLTSYRDAIKYVLEETLHGMNKGLTIDQLVDSVKLPSIWAALPNLQEYYGTVEWTVRSIYTGYLGWFDGNPTKLGCQPVKVKAEKNLSLMGGPERVYKKAKDAIENQDEQWGIELCDILLDAGQMSDEAKKLKAEGLIHLGRMHASANARHYYLSCAKEMLGLSGPVSLIGAAMDMEKKKED